One genomic region from Xenopus laevis strain J_2021 chromosome 2L, Xenopus_laevis_v10.1, whole genome shotgun sequence encodes:
- the sh3rf3.L gene encoding SH3 domain containing ring finger 3 L homeolog — MDESSLLDLLECSVCLERLDTSARVLPCQHTFCRRCLHSIVSSRNELRCPECRVLVECGVEDLPANILLVRLLDGIRQRPRGSPTGSPTATGQHGSSNNSNNHSSNCGSPGCSAAHTANASCTTSLRDLAAASQNALMLAKGNVFIHDPVLDIINAEKALWEQTLRFGRGCYVHIYVDSNRLLDSRGNL, encoded by the exons ATGGACGAGTCGTCGCTGTTGGATCTGTTGGAGTGCTCCGTGTGTCTGGAGAGACTGGACACCAGTGCCCGGGTGCTGCCGTGCCAACACACCTTCTGCCGCCGCTGCCTGCACAGCATTGTCAGCTCCAGGAACGAGTTGCGCTGCCCAGAGTGTCGCGTGTTGGTGGAGTGCGGGGTGGAAGATCTGCCGGCCAATATCCTGCTGGTGAGACTGCTCGATGGAATCCGCCAGAGACCCCGGGGCAGCCCCACAGGCAGTCCCACAGCGACTGGACAGCACGGGAGCAGCAACAACAGCAACAATCATAGCAGCAACTGTGGCAGCCCAGGGTGCTCAGCCGCCCACACAGCCAATGCCTCCTGCACCACCAGCCTGAGGGATCTGGCAGCTGCCAGCCAAAATGCTCTCATGCTGGCAAAG GGCAATGTCTTCATTCATGATCCTGTACTTGACATTATCAATGCTGAAAAGGCCCTGTGGGAGCAGACATTGAGGTTTGGCAGAGGATGCTATGTGCATATCTATGTGGATTCTAACAGGCTCCTTGACTCCAGAGGAAATCTCTAA